In Carassius gibelio isolate Cgi1373 ecotype wild population from Czech Republic chromosome B4, carGib1.2-hapl.c, whole genome shotgun sequence, one DNA window encodes the following:
- the ccdc87 gene encoding coiled-coil domain-containing protein 87, translating to MRLHSREVHSFLRPLSQLCHMDVSFDRVTDRSKEVKSAFSTYKKNKSAPTSLTQLCKQLEERITQKSQHYSISHEDRQSLTAVLTSELSLIWQDLKTPSVDTTLTQEEKVLLTCQTFSEVLHICEQLFLQSLHLLETLRRRGVFSDHINRSRVAAQLAIDCTSLLNVRSIRCRIVTGIKDARKCIQSAVTHNNERSRTATSWEKAVEDDLKEIQERIGELDLQCVYDLLPCNMEPITYKTDTQCSKANKSIILKQEQDQSPPQNRLVRIKGCHSMPDLQRETLLEELEIRLLDPPSSPLVLLSTDPTSSLEKRISPGEDLKRLLQERDYKDDGNCGTDLCSLIESLTCYSSSRLQRLKQKLQKMEEEEETKKHKVLVKKPLHPQGDVVSVTFSPQNIMRTAAAQVSDRILPETIKLSRYPPVYNDLTKEIDSASVTLMDQILLEEKMDIGKVFEELSRSISTTYFNFDEDSRIEPALTNVTFCPKRVINDQLMNPSLRRPNQYSISHRERAERAANRKRPVNTTARAYRAWFQWWRCQLSMDDYLNYISNQDSDYLSVLFHLYDSEDDDDEEEAERHKLAQMQRDERRRRQQERISSLRRQKQEFVPGFWNINTIAMGGLGREPEMDEKNPEEEIQEASEVEEGEGPAAGLLNGEQMQVRLERVWNALCLPEGQRLDMAIKYSSHEYRNRLQEAIAAWEQAAGLIQKRELLLSRLEDFEREASDPNRFFQRGYNGSSIARMEEASQREKLNSQISVVDQELSKTMGHITTCFNDNISYKGRPYREKMRWDRTEMLYWLQQERRVQSLEMFVDGRMALPVKLPPLNQSKELHLGNHQTLQEQPQINATL from the exons ATGAGGCTCCACAGTCGAGaggttcacagctttctgagaccTCTTTCACAACTCTGCCACATGGATGTCAGTTTTGACAGGGTGACAG ACAGGTCTAAAGAGGTGAAATCAGCGTTTTCAACTTATAAGAAGAATAAAAGTGCTCCAACCTCTTTGACACAGTTGTGCAAACAACTGGAGGAGAGAATCACCCAGAAATCACAGCATTACTCCATCAGCCATGAAGACAGACAGTCTCTG ACTGCAGTGTTGACCTCTGAACTGAGTCTGATCTGGCAAGACCTGAAAACCCCATCTGTGGACACCACGCTGACCCAGGAAGAGAAAGTGCTGCTTACCTGCCAGACCTTCAGTGAGGTGCTGCACATCTGTGAGCAGCTGTTTCTGCAATCCTTGCACCTGCTGGAAACTCTGCGGAGGCGAGGTGTCTTCAGCGATCATATCAACCGCAGCAGGGTGGCAGCTCAGCTCGCTATTGACTGCACCAGTCT CTTGAACGTTCGCTCCATAAGATGCAGAATTGTCACAGGAATCAAGGATGCACGGAAGTGCATACAAAGTGCTGTTACACATAACAATGAAAGGTCCAGGACGGCCACATCATGGGAAAAAGCAGTGGAGGATGACCTCAAAGAg ATTCAGGAGAGAATCGGAGAGCTGGATCTGCAATGTGTGTATGACCTCCTGCCCTGTAACATGGAGCCAATCACCTATAAGACAGACACACAAT GTTCTAAAGCCAATAAATCGATCATACTGAAACAAGAGCAGGATCAGAGTCCACCTCAAAACCGACTGGTCAGAATAAAG GGATGCCATTCCATGCCTGACCTACAGAGGGAAACACTGCTGGAGGAGCTGGAGATAAGGCTACTCGATCCACCTTCATCTCCATTAGTCCTGTTGTCCACAGATCCTACCTCCAGCCTGGAGAAACGCATCAGTCCTGGGGAAGATCTGAAGAG ATTATTACAGGAGAGAGATTATAAGGATGATGGTAATTGTGGGACGGATCTGTGCTCGCTTATAGAATCCCTAACCTGCTATAGTTCCAGCAGACTCCAAAGGCTCAAACAAAAACTACAG AaaatggaggaagaggaggaaaccaAGAAGCACAAAGTTCTTGTGAAGAAACCTCTGCACCCACAAGGAGATGTGGTCAGTGTGACGTTTTCTCCTCAGAACATCATGCGCACAGCAGCGGCCCAAGTGTCTGATCGGATTCTCCCAGAAACCATCAAACTCAGCCGATACCCACCAGTCTACAATGACCTCACGAAAGAG ATTGATTCCGCATCGGTCACTCTGATGGATCAGATCTTGCTTGAAGAAAAAATGGATATCGGCAAAGTCTTTGAAGAGTTATCCAGAAGTATTTCAACAACATATTTCAACTTTGATGAG GACTCCAGGATTGAGCCTGCCCTGACAAATGTCACATTCTGCCCAAAAAGAGTGATTAATGACCAGCTAATGAACCCATCTCTCAGGAGGCCAAATCAATACAGCATATCCCACAG agagagagcagagagggCTGCGAACAGGAAGAGGCCTGTGAATACGACCGCTCGAGCGTACAGAGCCTGGTTTCAGTGGTGGAGGTGTCAACTATCAATGGATGATTATCTTAACTATATTTCTAATCAG GACTCTGATTATCTGTCAGTGCTGTTTCACCTGTATGAcagtgaggatgatgatgatgaagaagaggcAGAGAGACACAAGCTGGCTCAGATGCAGAGAGATGAAAGGAGAag AAGGCAACAGGAAAGGATCAGTTCACTTAGGAGACAGAAACAAGAATTTGTTCCTGGATTCTGGAACATCAATACCATAGCGATGGGAGGACTGGGAAGGGAACCAGAAATGGATG AGAAAAATCCAGAAGAGGAAATACAAGAAGCA TCTGAAGTAGAGGAAGGTGAAGGTCCAGCTGCTGGACTTCTGAATGGAGAACAGATGCAGGTCAGGCTGGAGAGGGTCTGGAATGCCCTGTGTCTGCCAGAAGGACAGCGACTAGACATGGCCATCAAATACAGCTCTCATGAGTACAGGAACCGTCTGCAGGAG GCAATTGCTGCATGGGAGCAGGCTGCTGGGTTGATCCAGAAGAGGGAGCTCTTGCTCTCAAGGTTGGAAGACTTTGAGCGGGAGGCATCTGACCCCAACAGATTTTTCCAGCGAG GTTATAATGGTTCATCCATCGCTAGAATGGAAGAGGCAAGTCAAAGGGAGAAGCTTAACTCTCAGATTTCAGTTGTAGACCAAGAACTGTCCAAGACTATGGGCCACATCACGACTTGTTTCAATGACAACATCAGCTATAAG GGGCGGCCGTACAGAGAGAAGATGCGCTGGGACCGTACTGAGATGCTGTACTGGCTGCAGCAGGAGAGGAGGGTCCAGTCTCTGGAGATGTTTGTAGATGGACGGATGGCTCTGCCTGTAAAGCTTCCTCCTTTGAACCAAAGCAAGGAGCTTCACTTAGGCAACCATCAAACCCTCCAGGAACAGCCTCAAATTAATGCAACACTGTGA
- the akap14 gene encoding A-kinase anchor protein 14: METDVNNISETLTAVEMDSANNAHCEHTIKNIDWISCKDFTIEIGEQQIRHYMDTWEIEQPGWLYNLRFLQETELEFKTHYQYEAKWSIPTPSAPIPRVTASVYFTIEISKIKPDTRPVDVHFLVETNRSKHIPGQTRFREKWLMDIIESKTLLTDTVDF, translated from the coding sequence ATGGAGACCGACGTCAACAACATTTCAGAAACACTGACAGCAGTGGAGATGGACAGCGCAAATAACGCACACTGTGAGCATACAATCAAAAACATCGACTGGATCTCATGCAAAGACTTCACAATCGAGATCGGAGAGCAGCAGATCAGACATTACATGGACACATGGGAGATAGAGCAGCCTGGCTGGCTCTACAATCTGAGGTTTCTCCAGGAGACAGAGCTGGAGTTTAAAACGCACTACCAGTACGAAGCCAAATGGAGCATCCCGACCCCAAGCGCCCCGATCCCGAGAGTCACAGCCAGCGTGTACTTCACCATAGAGATCTCCAAAATCAAACCAGACACACGGCCTGTGGACGTCCACTTCCTCGTCGAGACCAACAGGTCCAAGCATATTCCGGGACAAACGAGGTTCAGGGAGAAGTGGCTGATGGATATCATTGAGAGCAAGACTTTGCTAACGGACACCGTTGACTTTTAA